CGTGACCTGGCGAGGCTTGAAGACCGGGTTGACCGGCACGAAGACCGCGTCCGCCACGGACGCGGCGAGCAGGCTGCACACCGTCTCGATGCGCTTGTCCAGGAACACCGCGACCCGGTCACCGGGACTGACGCCGAGCCGGACCAGGCCCGCGGCGACGGCCCGTACGTCGCGCCACGCGTGCTCGTAGGTGAGTGTCGTCTCCCCAGCCGTCAGGGCCGGACGGCTGGCGTGGAGCGTGACCGCTTGCTCGAGGAGGTGGTGCACGCGCGTCCTCATCGTCGGTTCCCTCTCATCTGCGCGTCTTTCCTTCCAGCGCTCACCAGGCCACGCACGTGAGCTCGCTGTAGAGGTAGTCGATGTCATCGGCCACGAGGTCGTCGCTGCGGAACATCTTGGGGCGGGGACGAGCGACGAGCCGCGCGCCCGGTGGTGCCCAACCGGTCACACGCTCCTCCACCAGCGTGGCCACGGCCCCGTGCGCGAGCAGGTGGCCGGACAGCCGGGCCCAGGCCCGCGGCAGCAGCTCCGGGCGGGACACGTGCAGAAGCGAGGCGAAGACCGGCAGGCCCTTGCGGCGGTCCCTCCGGTAGAGGACGTACAGCGGGACGCCGTCGACGTCGAGCACGACGTGGCGGGAAGCGCCCGCCTCGCGGTGGTCGTCGAAGATCCGGCGCTGCCTGCCGGAGAGGCGGTCCGCGATCCGGTCCGGATCGGTGATCGCCCGCACTCCGCGTGGCGGCAGCGGCACGTTCAGAGCCAGCGTGGTCGACGTGTCGAGGTGCTGGAACTTTAGCCGCTCGTTGAGCGCCACCACGTTGCCGCTCGGCGAGAGGTCCGTGAAGGTGTAGCCGCGCTGGCCCAGGAGCGCGCGCAGCAACCTCAGGCCGTGCGACCGGTGCTCGTCGTCAACGCACCACGCCGCGAGGTTGCACACCATCTCGGGCCGACCGGCCACGGTGCGGTCCGCGTAGAACGCCAGCGCCGCACCCACGACCGCCCCACCGTCACGCAGGTGGAAACCGTGGTTGGGCGCGTCGCACGACCACGACGGCACCATCGACCGTGCCCACTGCTCGGCAGTGAGCCGGCTGTTCAGCGCGCGGTGCAGGTACGCCGCCACGTCCGGCACGTCTGCCGCGGTGGTAGGCGCAACCACGACGGTCGAGTCCCCCATGACGTCGAGCATCCTGCGAGACCGTTGCCCACCGCCGCACTGGGCCCGGGTTACCCCCATTTGGGGTATCGCCCTCCACGGCCGCCGCGCTCGACGGGCACCGGTCCTAGCGTCTGCGGCATGACTGCGGGGGGACGGACGCGCATCAACGTGTGCTTCCACGGCATCGGCACGCCCGCCCGCTCGCTCGAGCCGGGTGAGGCGCCCTACTGGGTGGCCCACGACGTCTTCCTCGAGATCCTCGACGTGCTAGCCGAGGAGCCACAGGTGCACATCAGCTTCGACGACGGCAACGCCTCCGACGTGCAGCTCGGCCTTCCTGCCCTCGTCGAGCGAGACCTGCGGGCCACGTTCTTCGTGCTCGCCGGACGACTCGATCGGCCGGGCAGCCTGTCGGACGCGGACGTGAAGTCGCTCGCAACCGCGGGCATGGCCATCGGCACGCACGGCATGGACCACCGACCGTGGCGGGGCCTGGACCCCGGTGGCCGGCGGCGAGAGCTCGAGCACGCCAGGAGGGTCCTCGCCGACGTGGTGGGCAGACCGGTGGACGAAGCCGCGCTCCCGCTCGGTCGCTATGACCGAGAGCTGCTCGACCGCCTGCGGCGGCTGCGCTACACCGCCGTCCACACGAGCGACCGCCGCTGGGCCCAGGAGGGGGACTGGCTCCAGCCACGGTTCTCCGTGCGCGACGGCGACACCGCGGACAGCGTCCGGTCCGGCATGCTCCGCCGCCAGCACCTCGGGCGCCGCGCGGAGCGTTCCCTGGTGGGCACGGTCAAGCGCTGGCGCTGACCGCGTCGAGCCACTCCGGGCCACGCGGCGCGCGCATCAGCGACGGCCGCAGGAGGACGCGTGCGGCGCGCCGGCACGTCACGTGTCCCAGCACGGCGCGGCTGCCCTCGCGGGCGAGCAGCGCTGCCCAGAAAGCGGCGCTGTGGGCAGCGCCGTGCCGGGCGCGGAAGAGTCGCCATCGGTTGGCCACCAGCAGGGGCCACAGCCGGGTCGACGTCGCCGATGCGCCCTCGAGGTGGACCGCCCCGGCTGACGGTACGTACCGGACGGCCAGGCCCCGGTCTCCTGCTCGCAGATGGAACTCCGTCTCCTCGGAGTACAGGAAGTAGCCCTCGTCCCAGGCTCCGCACGTCTGCCAGCACTCGGCGTCGACGAGCTGGGTGGACCCCTCGGCCCAGTCGACGTCCTGCTCGTGCTCGTAGGCACGCGGATCGGTGACCACTTCACCGAGCAGCGGTCGGCGCCCCGCCCGGGTGGCGCCGAGGAACGCGTCGCCGAGCGTGCGCAGGACCGTAGGCTCCCGACGCATCGAGTGGATCAGCTCGCCGCGGGCGTCCTGCAGCCGTGGCACGACGATGCCGGCCCGGGTTCGTCGCATGGCGGCGAGCAGGGTCGGAACACACTCGGGCTGCAGCCGGACGTCCGGGTTGAGCACGAGGACGGCCGAGTGGGGTGGGGCCGCAGCCACGGCGGCGTTGATTCCCGCGGCGTAGCCACGGTTGTCGGGGAGGTCGAGGACCGTGGCATCCGGCGCCACCCGACGCACGACGGCGAGGGTGTCGTCCGTGGACGCGTTGTCGGCGACCACGAGGTGCCAGGGCACCTCACCCATCCCCGGCCCGAGGGAGGCGACGAGGCCCGGGACCACGTCGGCACTGCCGAACGTGACGACCACGACGACTACGTGCTCGCTCACGCGACGCCCCTCGCGTGGACGGGGGACATCGAGCGCAAACCCGGGCGGTCACCGGCCGTGCGGAGGTCGTGCGGCCGGTAGGGGCTGTCGGGGTCCTCGACCGTGCTGAGCCGCCAGCACGCCCCGGCGAGGCCGACCAGCGTCATCGTCAGTCCGGATGCCATCGGGTAGGCGAGGGCGTCGAAGGTGACGAAGCTGACCATGATGCCGAGGAGCGAGGCGGACACGGCCAGGCTCAGGTACTGCGAGGACGTCTGCAACGCCCTCCGACGAGCAGCCACTGCCTGGAAGAACGCCCCACCCAGGAAGAGCAGCACGGCCACCAGGCCGATGACACCGAGCTCGACGGCGAACATGAGGTACTGGTTGTCGACGATCCGGTAGTAGCGCGGGACGAAGGTGAACAACCCGCGGCCGAGGAGCGGATTGTCCGCCATGACTCCGAAGACGACGCCGTAGTCGCTGGTGCGTCCGCTGATGCTCGGGTCGTTGGCGAGGTTCTTGAACAACGAGATCAGCGTGCCCACGAGCCCGGGGATCGCCAGCCGGAGGCCCACGATGGCGAACGGCATGGTCAACAGGGCGTTGATCCGCCACCGCGCGGGCCACCCGACGAGCAGCACGATGAACGCCACGCCGACCACGAGCACCGCCGACCGCGACACGGACATGAAGCACCCAACGAAGATGACGAGCGCAGGCAGTGCGGCGAGGGGGCGGCCCCAACGGTGGATCATCCGGTGCGCCGCCAGCGGGAGCAGTCCCCCCAGCACGACCCCGTACTCGATCGGGTGAACCGCCGTCGCGGACACACGATTGAGGACGGACCGGGAGTCCACGCCCCCGAAGTCGGAGTTGGCGCTCAGCCCCGGGATGGTGAAGAAGGAGGCGATGTTGAGCCCGGTGGTGAACTGCAGGATGCCGATGGCGCCGACGAAGGCGCCGAGCCAGACCAGCCACTCGACCACCAGCTCGACGTCGCGCCAGGACCGCAGCCCCTCAGCCGTCATCAGGACGATTCCCATCCATCCCGCGAACGACAGCAGCCCTCGGTCGGCGGCACTGATCATGACCCCCGTGGTCTCACCGACGCTCGGAGGCACCAGGGTCCAGAACTCGTCCGTGGCCTGACGGACGTCCGGCGGTGCGTACCAGCCTTGCACCATCCCGCTCGCGTAACTTGCGAGCACGGTCGCGGCGAGCAGGCCGACAGCGATGCGCGTGGGCGTGAACCGCTTGACGGGGTTGAGGCCACCGATCGTCGCTGCCAGCCACCACGCCAGCGCGCACATGCCCAGCATGTTGGCGGGCGTGCCCGGGGCGCCCAGGGGGCGGAAGACCAGCTGCGAGGGGATGCACAGCAGCAGCACCGCGTAGAGGGCGACGAACCCGCACGCGGGCAGGCGCAACGGGGGGTGACCCCTCCGGGTCGGGTCGGTCGCGCCGCGTTCTCGGCGCGCGCGCCGCACCTTCACCCGTCTGACCCAAGCCGTGGCGTCCCGTTGAGGCTGGTCTGGGCGCCGGCCGGCTCGCGCTGCTCGGCGGGAGTCGGCCGCTTGGAGTGGAACCGGAGCACCAGACCGTCCCGACCCACGCTGTCCGGCGCGTCGTCGCCGGTCCCCGGATCCGGCATCGACCCGTCGGTCACATCCTGGCCGGTGTCGTCTTCCGTGTCGACGTCCGGACGGGGCGCACGCCGCGCCGGGCGCCGTGACAGCAGCCGGTCGATGCCGAAGGTGAGCGCCAGGGTCAGCAGGCCCACCACGGCGCCGAGCGCCGCCAGCGCACGCAGCTTGCTGCCGGGCAGGGCCTCGGCCGTGCTGCTGACGCTGGACCTGGTGGCGCTGATGTATTGCGCCTGAGGGACGTCGACCTCGACCTGGATCCGCTGCAGCTCACGGTCCACCCAGGCCATCAGGGCGTCCCGTGTGGCGGTCGCGAGAGCCGGGTCGCTGTCCTTGGCCGTGATGCTGATGACCGGACCAGCGCCCGGCACCACGGCGATGGCGTATTCCGCGTCGTGGCCCTGGTCCTTCATCGCCTCCTCGACGTCCTTGGTCGAGGCGGAGCCCGAGACCAGCGACGCCGCAGTGGTGAGACCGGTCTGGAGGTTGAGCCAGGGGCTGACGGGCCTTCCCGTACCCGAGGCGCCCGGCGGGAGGAGCAGCACCATCTGCCCCGAGGCCTGGTAGGTGGTCGGGACGTACTTCACCACCACCGCCGCACCTCCGGCCAGGACCAGGACGCCGGCGAGCACGATGTACCACCGCCGCACGAGGACGGTCAGAGCATCAACGAGGTACACGGTCGGTCACTCCCTCAACGTGGTAGACAACAGCGGGCAGGTTGCGCAGCTCGCCCAGGCGCTTCCGGCACCACGGGGCAAGGGGAGCCAGGTACAGGAGCAGTGCGGCTGCGCTGCCGAGCAGCAGGGCCGCCGGTGCCGGTAGGGCGGAGGAGCCGATCCACCAGCACGCCGCAGTGGCCGGGATGCAGGCGAGCAGCGGGACGGCGCTCCCCCGGGCGAGGCGGACGACGTCGACCCCCGCCTTGTGCAGGTAGTGGCCGTAGGCCGGGAGCACCACGAGGACCGTCACCGCAACGTGGGCCCACCCCGCACCCACGAGTCCCCACTGCCGCACGGCGAGCACCATCGACGGCACCATCGCCGCGAGCCACACGACCTGCACGACGAGGACCTGCCTGGTCGCACCGGCCGCGATGAGGAAGGTCGCAAACAGGTCGAGCACCACCCGGGTGGCACCGAAGACCGCGAGTCCGGTCAGCGCGGTCGCGGCCGCGCTCCAGCGGTCCCCGAAGAGGACGGCCACGACCGGTTCGGCGAGCGTCGCGAGCCCCAGTCCCATGAAAGCGGCGACCAGCACGACCGGCCCCATGCAGCGGACCAGGCCGTCGTTGCGCTGCCGGACCGACTCGGTGTCCGAGAAGGCCGGCAGTGCCACCACCCGGACGGCCTGGCCCACGGCCGACATCGGCCACGACGAGACGTTGAAGGCCAGCACGTAGACACCCAGGGCGACCGGTGAGAGCTCGCGCGACACGATGAGGTTGTCGAGCGTGATCAACAACCACGACACGAGGTTGGCGACCGCGAGCGGGGCAGAGAATGCCAACGACTCCCGCGCGATGGCGCTGTCGAACCCGAAACGGGGACGCCACCGACAGGCGACGTGCAGCCCGAGGAGCACCACCGCCTGGCTGGCGACCTGGCCCCACGCCAGGGCGACCGGACCGACGTCGGCGAGCGTCAGGGCGATGATCGTGGTCGCCGAGACGAGGAGCCCTGCACCGTTCACCGCGAACAACGCGCGCTGCCGGTAGGCCCGCTGCAGCAACGCCGCCGGAACTATGGTGAGGCCGAACAGGGCAGGCGCGAGCGCCATCACGACGAGGACCTCGTCAGACTCAGGACTGCGGAAGGCAGCCGCGATCGGGCTCGCTCCGAAGGCCATCGCCAGCGCCGCGACCAGGCCGATCACGCCGCCGAGGGTCGCCACGGTCGGCGCCCGACGCTCGGGGTCACGGGCCCGGACCAGGTCAGCACCCAGACCGAACTCGGACAGCGCGCTCAACACGGTCCACACGGTGAGCGACACCGCAAACACGCCGTAGGCCTCAGGGGCCACCAGGCGGGCGATGACGATGCTCAGCAGCAGGTTGCCCATGCGGAGCGCGATGCTGCTGACCAGGCTCCACCCCAGGCCCCTGGCGACCTGCTGCGCCTTGTCGGCCTGCGTCGCCGTGCCCGTCCCACCCTCCGCGAGGCTCACACTCCCCACCGCCGCTCGCGTCGCCACGCCAGGTGGTCGTGGACGCGCGTGGCCTGCCGTCGGGCGGCGGCGGCGCGCGCGTGGTTGCCGCCGGTGAGCGTGAGGCGGGTGGCGTGCCACCCAGCCGTCGAGGTGATCGCCTGCCAGGTCTCACGAGCGAAACCCACGTAGGCCTCGGCCGCGTCCGCGGAGCCCTGCTCGCGGGCGGCGTGTCTGGCCCGGCGCAGGGCCTCGCGCGCGAGCGCACGGTGGGCGACGGGGCTCAGCGCCGTCACGGCCGGGACGTCGGGCGCCCGCTCCTCGAAGAGGATGTCGAAGGTGAGCCGCCTCGCCTCGAGGTCGGTGAGCCATCCCGCGTACGAAGTGAGGTGCATGTTGGCGGCGTGGACACGGTAGTGCGCCTGGATCGGCCCGTTGACCCGGCCCACGTCCCAGCGCGCTGCGGTGCGCATCCACATGTCGAAGTCACCGGAGTGCGGGAGCCGAGGGTCGTAGAGGTCGGTCTCTGCGAGCGCCTCGCGGCGCATGACGGCCTCCGGGCTGGCCAGGAAGCACCGGCCGGACCGCGCGGTGCGGCGCAGCCAGTCGTGCCCCTGCCACACCGTCCAGCTCCGCGTCGTGTCGGGCACGGCCTCGGGCTCGTCGGTGAACGAGCGGGCGTACCCGTAGACGAGCCCGACGCGGGGGTGCGCCTCCATCAGGGCGACTGCGCGAGTCAGCGAGTTGCGCGGGAGCAGGTCGTCGGCCGACAGCAGCACCACGTAGTCACCGGTCGCCCGGGACAGACCGTCGTTGTAGGTCTGGATGTGCCCGGCGTTGCGCTCGTGCACCAGCACCGAGACCCGGGGATCCGTGGCTGCGAGCCTGCGGGCGACCTCGGCACTGTCGTCGGGCGACGCGTCGTCGACGACCAGCACGTCGACGTCAAGGCCGTCCTGGTCGAGCACGCTGGCGACGGCGTCCGGGAGGTAGCCGCCGTAGCGGTAGCAGGGGATGACGACCGACACGCGCGGCGCGCCGTAGAACGGCGTGGGCCTGTGCAACCGCATGGCTTCGCCCTCCCCTTGTCCCCTGTGTGCTGTCCCCTGGGCGAGGGCATGGACCCCTCGCCGCCGCCATCGTCGTCGCGCCCGTGCCACTCCTGCGCCCGGTTGCCTCGCATATCCCCAAATTGGGTGGGCCCTCAGCCGCCAGCCCGGAACAGCACGTCCACGAAGTAGTTCGTGGAGTTCCACGAGCCGGTCGGGAACCCGCCTCCCGCGCCGTAGCGGTAGAGGCCGTTGTTGCCCGCCGGGGCCGTGAGCGGCCCCACCGTCCGCAGGCTCGCGAAGTAGGCGCCCGTCGCCGAGAACCGTCCGGTGGGCGAGTAGTAGGAAACGACGTAGGTCTGGCCCGCGGCGACGGGGACGGGGCTGGAGAAGTCGGCTGCCTGCCAACCGTCGGTGGTCTCGTCGGTGAACGTGACCGTCCCCACCC
This sequence is a window from Nocardioides sp. S5. Protein-coding genes within it:
- a CDS encoding O-antigen ligase family protein; protein product: MRLPACGFVALYAVLLLCIPSQLVFRPLGAPGTPANMLGMCALAWWLAATIGGLNPVKRFTPTRIAVGLLAATVLASYASGMVQGWYAPPDVRQATDEFWTLVPPSVGETTGVMISAADRGLLSFAGWMGIVLMTAEGLRSWRDVELVVEWLVWLGAFVGAIGILQFTTGLNIASFFTIPGLSANSDFGGVDSRSVLNRVSATAVHPIEYGVVLGGLLPLAAHRMIHRWGRPLAALPALVIFVGCFMSVSRSAVLVVGVAFIVLLVGWPARWRINALLTMPFAIVGLRLAIPGLVGTLISLFKNLANDPSISGRTSDYGVVFGVMADNPLLGRGLFTFVPRYYRIVDNQYLMFAVELGVIGLVAVLLFLGGAFFQAVAARRRALQTSSQYLSLAVSASLLGIMVSFVTFDALAYPMASGLTMTLVGLAGACWRLSTVEDPDSPYRPHDLRTAGDRPGLRSMSPVHARGVA
- a CDS encoding polysaccharide deacetylase family protein: MTAGGRTRINVCFHGIGTPARSLEPGEAPYWVAHDVFLEILDVLAEEPQVHISFDDGNASDVQLGLPALVERDLRATFFVLAGRLDRPGSLSDADVKSLATAGMAIGTHGMDHRPWRGLDPGGRRRELEHARRVLADVVGRPVDEAALPLGRYDRELLDRLRRLRYTAVHTSDRRWAQEGDWLQPRFSVRDGDTADSVRSGMLRRQHLGRRAERSLVGTVKRWR
- a CDS encoding glycosyltransferase family 2 protein, whose amino-acid sequence is MSEHVVVVVVTFGSADVVPGLVASLGPGMGEVPWHLVVADNASTDDTLAVVRRVAPDATVLDLPDNRGYAAGINAAVAAAPPHSAVLVLNPDVRLQPECVPTLLAAMRRTRAGIVVPRLQDARGELIHSMRREPTVLRTLGDAFLGATRAGRRPLLGEVVTDPRAYEHEQDVDWAEGSTQLVDAECWQTCGAWDEGYFLYSEETEFHLRAGDRGLAVRYVPSAGAVHLEGASATSTRLWPLLVANRWRLFRARHGAAHSAAFWAALLAREGSRAVLGHVTCRRAARVLLRPSLMRAPRGPEWLDAVSASA
- a CDS encoding glycosyltransferase translates to MRLHRPTPFYGAPRVSVVIPCYRYGGYLPDAVASVLDQDGLDVDVLVVDDASPDDSAEVARRLAATDPRVSVLVHERNAGHIQTYNDGLSRATGDYVVLLSADDLLPRNSLTRAVALMEAHPRVGLVYGYARSFTDEPEAVPDTTRSWTVWQGHDWLRRTARSGRCFLASPEAVMRREALAETDLYDPRLPHSGDFDMWMRTAARWDVGRVNGPIQAHYRVHAANMHLTSYAGWLTDLEARRLTFDILFEERAPDVPAVTALSPVAHRALAREALRRARHAAREQGSADAAEAYVGFARETWQAITSTAGWHATRLTLTGGNHARAAAARRQATRVHDHLAWRRERRWGV
- a CDS encoding oligosaccharide flippase family protein, which produces MSLAEGGTGTATQADKAQQVARGLGWSLVSSIALRMGNLLLSIVIARLVAPEAYGVFAVSLTVWTVLSALSEFGLGADLVRARDPERRAPTVATLGGVIGLVAALAMAFGASPIAAAFRSPESDEVLVVMALAPALFGLTIVPAALLQRAYRQRALFAVNGAGLLVSATTIIALTLADVGPVALAWGQVASQAVVLLGLHVACRWRPRFGFDSAIARESLAFSAPLAVANLVSWLLITLDNLIVSRELSPVALGVYVLAFNVSSWPMSAVGQAVRVVALPAFSDTESVRQRNDGLVRCMGPVVLVAAFMGLGLATLAEPVVAVLFGDRWSAAATALTGLAVFGATRVVLDLFATFLIAAGATRQVLVVQVVWLAAMVPSMVLAVRQWGLVGAGWAHVAVTVLVVLPAYGHYLHKAGVDVVRLARGSAVPLLACIPATAACWWIGSSALPAPAALLLGSAAALLLYLAPLAPWCRKRLGELRNLPAVVYHVEGVTDRVPR